One stretch of Anabas testudineus chromosome 24, fAnaTes1.2, whole genome shotgun sequence DNA includes these proteins:
- the fynb gene encoding tyrosine-protein kinase fynb isoform X1, which produces MGCVQCKDKEATKLTDERDTSISQAAGYRYGADPTPQHYPNFGVTAIPNYNNFHAPVGQGMTVFGGVSTSSHTGTLRTRGGTGVTLFVALYDYEARTEDDLSFRKGERFQIINSTEGDWWDARSLTTGGSGYIPSNYVAPVDSIQAEDWYFGKLGRKDAERQLLSTGNPRGTYLIRESETTKGAFSLSIRDWDDVKGDHVKHYKIRKLDSGGYYITTRAQFDTLQQLVQHYSDRAAGLCCRLVVPCHKGMPRLADLSVKTKDVWEIPRESLQLIKRLGNGQFGEVWMGTWNGTTKVAVKTLKPGTMSPESFLEEAQIMKKLRHDKLVQLYAVVSEEPIYIVTEYMGKGSLLDFLKDGEGRGLKLPNLVDMAAQVAAGMAYIERMNYIHRDLRSANILVGDNLVCKIADFGLARLIEDNEYTARQGAKFPIKWTAPEAALYGKFTIKSDVWSFGILLTELVTKGRVPYPGMNNREVLEQVERGYRMPCPQDCPISLHELMLQCWKKDAEERPTFEYLQAFLEDYFTATEPQYQPGDNL; this is translated from the exons ATGGGCTGTGTGCAATGCAAGGATAAGGAAGCAACCAAACTCACAGACGAACGAGACACCAGCATCTCACAGGCAGCGGGCTACCGCTATGGCGCCGACCCCACGCCACAGCACTACCCCAACTTTGGGGTCACCGCCATCCCCAATTACAACAACTTCCATGCCCCTGTCGGACAGGGGATGACCGTCTTCGGAGGGGTCAGCACTTCCTCTCACACTGGAACCCTTAGAACTCGGGGTGGCACAG GAGTCACCCTCTTTGTGGCACTTTATGACTATGAGGCGCGGACAGAAGATGACCTCAGCTTCAGGAAAGGAGAAAGGTTCCAGATTATCAACAGCAC TGAAGGGGATTGGTGGGATGCTCGCTCCCTCACCACTGGTGGCAGCGGCTACATTCCCAGTAATTACGTGGCTCCAGTGGACTCCATCCAGGCTGAgga CTGGTACTTTGGTAAACTGGGTCGTAAGGATGCGGAGAGGCAACTGCTGTCCACTGGCAACCCCCGAGGCACCTATCTCATTCGGGAGAGTGAAACTACAAAAG GTGCTTTTTCCTTGTCCATACGAGACTGGGATGATGTGAAAGGAGACCATGTCAAACATTATAAGATCCGCAAGCTGGACAGTGGCGGTTACTACATCACCACCAGGGCTCAGTTTGACACACTGCAACAGCTGGTTCAGCACTACTCGG ACCGAGCCGCCGGGCTCTGCTGTCGCTTGGTGGTTCCCTGCCACAAAGGGATGCCCCGCCTCGCTGACCTGTCCGTCAAAACGAAAGATGTGTGGGAGATCCCACGGGAGTCGCTGCAGCTCATCAAGCGCCTTGGGAATGGGCAGTTTGGGGAGGTCTGGATGG GAACGTGGAACGGCACAACTAAGGTGGCAGTGAAGACTCTGAAGCCTGGCACCATGTCCCCTGAGTCCTTCCTGGAGGAGGCTCAGATCATGAAGAAACTCCGCCACGACAAGCTGGTGCAGCTCTATGCCGTGGTGTCTGAGGAGCCCATTTACATCGTCACTGAGTACATGGGCAAAG GAAGTCTGCTGGATTTCTTGAAGGATGGAGAAGGACGAGGACTGAAGCTGCCGAATCTGGTGGACATGGCAGCACAG GTGGCAGCGGGCATGGCCTACATCGAGAGGATGAATTACATCCATAGAGATCTGCGCTCCGCCAACATCCTGGTGGGAGACAACCTAGTGTGCAAGATCGCTGACTTCGGCCTGGCGAGGCTTATCGAAGACAATGAATACACGGCTCGGCAAG GTGCAAAGTTCCCCATCAAGTGGACCGCTCCAGAGGCGGCGCTCTACGGAAAGTTCACCATCAAGTCAGACGTGTGGTCATTCGGCATCTTGCTCACAGAGCTGGTCACCAAGGGTCGGGTTCCTTACCCAG GGATGAACAACCGCGAGGTGCTGGAGCAGGTGGAGCGAGGCTACAGGATGCCGTGTCCCCAGGACTGCCCCATCTCGCTGCACGAGCTGATGCTGCAGTGCTGGAAGAAGGACGCTGAGGAGCGGCCCACCTTCGAGTACCTGCAGGCCTTCTTGGAGGACTACTTCACAGCCACTGAGCCTCAGTACCAGCCCGGGGACAACCTCTAA
- the fynb gene encoding tyrosine-protein kinase fynb isoform X2 gives MGCVQCKDKEATKLTDERDTSISQAAGYRYGADPTPQHYPNFGVTAIPNYNNFHAPVGQGMTVFGGVSTSSHTGTLRTRGGTGVTLFVALYDYEARTEDDLSFRKGERFQIINSTEGDWWDARSLTTGGSGYIPSNYVAPVDSIQAEDWYFGKLGRKDAERQLLSTGNPRGTYLIRESETTKGAFSLSIRDWDDVKGDHVKHYKIRKLDSGGYYITTRAQFDTLQQLVQHYSESADGLCFNLTGVCVNYIPDTMGLSHDAWEISRDTLELEVKLGTGCFADVFYGTWNGTTKVAVKTLKPGTMSPESFLEEAQIMKKLRHDKLVQLYAVVSEEPIYIVTEYMGKGSLLDFLKDGEGRGLKLPNLVDMAAQVAAGMAYIERMNYIHRDLRSANILVGDNLVCKIADFGLARLIEDNEYTARQGAKFPIKWTAPEAALYGKFTIKSDVWSFGILLTELVTKGRVPYPGMNNREVLEQVERGYRMPCPQDCPISLHELMLQCWKKDAEERPTFEYLQAFLEDYFTATEPQYQPGDNL, from the exons ATGGGCTGTGTGCAATGCAAGGATAAGGAAGCAACCAAACTCACAGACGAACGAGACACCAGCATCTCACAGGCAGCGGGCTACCGCTATGGCGCCGACCCCACGCCACAGCACTACCCCAACTTTGGGGTCACCGCCATCCCCAATTACAACAACTTCCATGCCCCTGTCGGACAGGGGATGACCGTCTTCGGAGGGGTCAGCACTTCCTCTCACACTGGAACCCTTAGAACTCGGGGTGGCACAG GAGTCACCCTCTTTGTGGCACTTTATGACTATGAGGCGCGGACAGAAGATGACCTCAGCTTCAGGAAAGGAGAAAGGTTCCAGATTATCAACAGCAC TGAAGGGGATTGGTGGGATGCTCGCTCCCTCACCACTGGTGGCAGCGGCTACATTCCCAGTAATTACGTGGCTCCAGTGGACTCCATCCAGGCTGAgga CTGGTACTTTGGTAAACTGGGTCGTAAGGATGCGGAGAGGCAACTGCTGTCCACTGGCAACCCCCGAGGCACCTATCTCATTCGGGAGAGTGAAACTACAAAAG GTGCTTTTTCCTTGTCCATACGAGACTGGGATGATGTGAAAGGAGACCATGTCAAACATTATAAGATCCGCAAGCTGGACAGTGGCGGTTACTACATCACCACCAGGGCTCAGTTTGACACACTGCAACAGCTGGTTCAGCACTACTCGG AGAGTGCGGATGGTTTGTGCTTTAATTTAACGGGCGTGTGTGTGAACTACATCCCTGACACTATGGGCTTGAGTCATGATGCCTGGGAGATCAGCAGAGACACACTTGAGTTGGAAGTAAAGCTGGGGACAGGATGTTTTGCTGATGTGTTTTACG GAACGTGGAACGGCACAACTAAGGTGGCAGTGAAGACTCTGAAGCCTGGCACCATGTCCCCTGAGTCCTTCCTGGAGGAGGCTCAGATCATGAAGAAACTCCGCCACGACAAGCTGGTGCAGCTCTATGCCGTGGTGTCTGAGGAGCCCATTTACATCGTCACTGAGTACATGGGCAAAG GAAGTCTGCTGGATTTCTTGAAGGATGGAGAAGGACGAGGACTGAAGCTGCCGAATCTGGTGGACATGGCAGCACAG GTGGCAGCGGGCATGGCCTACATCGAGAGGATGAATTACATCCATAGAGATCTGCGCTCCGCCAACATCCTGGTGGGAGACAACCTAGTGTGCAAGATCGCTGACTTCGGCCTGGCGAGGCTTATCGAAGACAATGAATACACGGCTCGGCAAG GTGCAAAGTTCCCCATCAAGTGGACCGCTCCAGAGGCGGCGCTCTACGGAAAGTTCACCATCAAGTCAGACGTGTGGTCATTCGGCATCTTGCTCACAGAGCTGGTCACCAAGGGTCGGGTTCCTTACCCAG GGATGAACAACCGCGAGGTGCTGGAGCAGGTGGAGCGAGGCTACAGGATGCCGTGTCCCCAGGACTGCCCCATCTCGCTGCACGAGCTGATGCTGCAGTGCTGGAAGAAGGACGCTGAGGAGCGGCCCACCTTCGAGTACCTGCAGGCCTTCTTGGAGGACTACTTCACAGCCACTGAGCCTCAGTACCAGCCCGGGGACAACCTCTAA